In a single window of the Rhodamnia argentea isolate NSW1041297 chromosome 2, ASM2092103v1, whole genome shotgun sequence genome:
- the LOC115737107 gene encoding ubiquitin-conjugating enzyme E2-17 kDa-like, with translation MATKRINKELKDLQKDPPVSCSAGPVAEDMFHWQATIMGPTESPFAGGVFLVSIHFPPDYPFKPPKVSFRTKVFHPNINSNGSICLDILKEQWSPALTISKVLLSICSLLTDPNPDDPLVPEIAHMYKTDRAKYESTARSWTQKYAMG, from the exons atggCTACAAAACGGATTAACAAGGAGTTGAAGGACCTGCAGAAGGACCCTCCTGTTTCTTGCAGTGCTG GTCCTGTTGCTGAAGATATGTTCCATTGGCAAGCAACAATTATGGGTCCTACAGAGAGCCCATTTGCCGGGGGTGTGTTCCTTGTGTCCATTCACTTCCCACCTGATTATCCATTCAAGCCGCCCAAG GTTTCCTTTAGGACAAAAGTTTTCCACCCCAATATTAACAGCAATGGTAGCATTTGTCTCGACATTCTCAAGGAGCAGTGGAGCCCTGCCCTTACAATATCGAAG GTTCTTCTTTCCATATGCTCTCTCCTGACTGATCCGAACCCTGATGATCCTCTGGTTCCAGAGATTGCACATATGTACAAGACGGACAGGGCAAAGTACGAGAGCACTGCTCGATCCTGGACTCAGAAGTATGCAATGGGGTAG